In one window of Macrobrachium rosenbergii isolate ZJJX-2024 chromosome 27, ASM4041242v1, whole genome shotgun sequence DNA:
- the LOC136853700 gene encoding uncharacterized protein, with protein MVEEEEEEGGGGRGQALTDCAQELGVTPPPMPAWGSGTKPQLSEDLQNCLIKKGLTKQALLTDTGAIKTTELATALTGSLTNNRWETLTTAQVDAIVNEVPACDTSSQGQTNNYLVFQNCLVAKCKRPLLLLKELS; from the exons atggtggaggaggaagaggaggaggggggtggcGGTAGGGGTCAAGCTCTAACAGACTGCGCTCAGGAACTAGGAGTTACACCTCCGCCTATGCCAG CGTGGGGATCAGGTACTAAGCCACAGCTTTCTGAAGATTTACAAAACTGCTTGATCAAGAAGGGACTGACGAAGCAGGCACTG CTGACTGATACAGGAGCTATCAAGACGACCGAATTGGCCACAGCTCTTACGGGAAGCCTCACCAACAACAGATGGGAAACGCTGACTACAGCCCAAGTCGATGCTATAGTGAATGAAGTGCCTGCCTGCGACACAAGCTCTCAGGGACAAACAAATAAC TACTTGGTCTTCCAAAACTGCTTGGTGGCGAAATGCAAACGACCCTTGCTACTCCTTAAGGAATTATCCTGA
- the LOC136853217 gene encoding uncharacterized protein has product MMKLALVVVVCAAASLTNAQGPPCNTTDYDCKCTRLLGRSLGGGGPGGGGLGGGGLGGGGLGGGGLGGGGHGGGGEGGHGGEEEEEEEEEDEKEDGEEAWWWRKRRRGGGRGQALTDCAQELGITPPPMPAWGSGTKPQLSDDLQNCLIKKGLTNQSLLTDTGAIKTTELATALTGSLTNNRWETLTTAQVDAIVNEVPACDTSSQGQTNNYLVFQNCLVAKCKTTLATP; this is encoded by the exons ATGATGAAACTGGCTTTGGTTGTCGTGGTCTGTGCGGCCGCAAGCCTCACCAACGCCCAAGGCCCAC CTTGCAACACCACCGACTACGACTGCAAGTGCACTCGTCTCCTGGGTAGGAGCCTCGGAGGCGGAGGCCCCGGAGGCGGAGGCCTCGGAGGCGGAGGCCTCGGAGGCGGAGGCCTCGGAGGCGGAGGCCTCGGAGGCGGAGGCCACGGAGGCGGAGGGGAAGGAGGCCACGGGG gcgaggaggaggaggaggaggaggaggaggacgagaaggaGGACGGGGAAGAGGCATggtggtggaggaagaggaggaggggtggcGGTAGGGGTCAAGCTCTAACAGACTGCGCTCAGGAACTAGGAATTACACCTCCGCCTATGCCAG CGTGGGGATCAGGTACTAAGCCACAGCTTTCTGACGATTTACAAAACTGCTTGATCAAGAAGGGACTGACGAATCAGTCACTG CTGACTGATACAGGAGCTATCAAGACGACCGAATTGGCCACAGCTCTTACGGGAAGCCTCACCAACAACAGATGGGAAACGCTGACTACAGCCCAAGTCGATGCTATAGTGAATGAAGTGCCTGCCTGCGACACAAGCTCTCAGGGACAAACAAATAAC TACTTGGTCTTCCAAAACTGCTTGGTGGCGAAATGCAAAACGACCCTTGCTACTCCTTAA
- the LOC136853684 gene encoding uncharacterized protein, translated as MMKLALVVVVCAAASLTNAQGPPCNTTDYDCKCTRLLGRSLGGGGPGGGGLGGGGFGGGGLGGGGLGGGGHGGGGHGSGGHGGGGGHWGREGGRSGEMGGWGGRRGGGGGGGGREGGRGKRHGGGGRGGGGGGRGQALTDCAQELGITPPPMPAWGSGTKPQLSDDLQNCLIKKGLTNQSLLTDTGAIKTTELATALTGSLTNNRWETLTTAQVDAIVNEVPACDTSSQGQTNNYLVFQNCLVAKCKTTLATP; from the exons ATGATGAAACTGGCTTTGGTTGTCGTGGTCTGTGCGGCCGCAAGCCTCACCAACGCCCAAGGCCCAC CTTGCAACACCACCGACTACGACTGCAAGTGCACTCGTCTCCTGGGTAGGAGCCTCGGAGGCGGAGGCCCCGGAGGCGGAGGCCTCGGAGGCGGAGGCTTCGGAGGCGGAGGCCTCGGAGGCGGAGGCCTCGGAGGCGGAGGCCACGGAGGCGGAGGCCACGGAAGCGGAGGCCACGGGGGCGGGGGAGGACACTGGGGAAGAGAAGGAGGACGTTCCGGAGAAATGGGAGGTTGGGGAggaaggcgaggaggaggaggaggaggaggaggacgagaaggaGGACGGGGGAAGAGGCATggtggtggaggaagaggaggagggggtggcgGTAGGGGTCAAGCTCTAACAGACTGCGCTCAGGAACTAGGAATTACACCTCCGCCTATGCCAG CGTGGGGATCAGGTACTAAGCCACAGCTTTCTGACGATTTACAAAACTGCTTGATCAAGAAGGGACTGACGAATCAGTCACTG CTGACTGATACAGGAGCTATCAAGACGACCGAATTGGCCACAGCTCTTACGGGAAGCCTCACCAACAACAGATGGGAAACGCTGACTACAGCCCAAGTCGATGCTATAGTGAATGAAGTGCCTGCCTGCGACACAAGCTCTCAGGGACAAACAAATAAC TACTTGGTCTTCCAAAACTGCTTGGTGGCGAAATGCAAAACGACCCTTGCTACTCCTTAA